The following are encoded in a window of Passer domesticus isolate bPasDom1 chromosome 30, bPasDom1.hap1, whole genome shotgun sequence genomic DNA:
- the LOC135287616 gene encoding olfactory receptor 14J1-like, producing MSNSSSISHFLLLALADTRQLQLLHFCLLLGISLAALLGNGLIISAVACGHHLHTPMFFFLLNLALSDLGSICTTVPKAMHNSLWDTTTISYTGCAAQLFFFMFFFSAEYFLLTIMCYDRYVSICKPLHYGTLLGSRACAHMAAAAWASGFLYSLLHTANTFSLPLCHGNALGQFFCEIPHILKLSCSKSYLRELGLLVFTICLAFCCFAFIVFSYVQIFRAVLRIPSEQGQHKAFSTCLPHLAVVSLFISTASFTYLKPPSISSPSLDLALSVLYSTVPPALNPLIYSLSNQELKGTLRKMMTVSFQKC from the coding sequence atgtccaacagcagctccatcagccacttcctcctactggcattggcagacacgcggcagctgcagctcctgcacttctgcctcttgctgggcatctccctggctgccctcctgggcaacggcctcatcatcagcgccgtagcctgcggccaccacctgcacacgcccatgttcttcttcctgctcaacctggccctcagcgacctgggctccatctgcaccactgtccccaaagccatgcacaattccctctgggacaccaccaccatctcctacacaggatgtgctgcacagctctttttctttatgttcttcttctcagcagagtatttcctcctgaccatcatgtgctacgaccgctacgtgtccatctgcaaacccctgcactacgggaccctcctgggcagcagagcttgtgcccacatggcagcagctgcctgggccagtggctttctctattcactgctgcacacggccaatacattttccctgcccctgtgccatggcaatgccctgggccagttcttctgtgaaatcccacacatcctcaagctctcctgctccaaatcctacctcagggaacttgggcttCTTGTGTTCACCATCTGTTTAGCATTTTGCTGTTTTGcattcattgttttctcctatgtgcagatcttcagggccgtgctgaggatcccctctgagcagggacagcacaaagccttttccacctgcctccctcacctggctgtggtctctctgtttatCAGCACTGCCTCATTCACctacctgaagcccccctccatctcctccccatccctggatctggccctgtcagttctgtactcgacggtgcctccagccctgaaccccctcatctacagcctgagtaaccaggagctcaagggtACCCTGAGGAAAATGATGACTGTATCTTTTCAGAAATGTTAA